GCTCCACGATATTCGGCCGCCCCTTCTCATCGAGGAATGACACCAGTGCTTCGCCCACGCCCAGTTCAGAAATGACGGCAGCCGTATCGAGCGCCGGATTGGGGCGGAAAGTCTCTGCCGCAGCCTTGACTGCCTTCTGGTCGCGCGGCGTGTAGGCGCGCAAGGCGTGCTGCACCCGGTTGCCCAGCTGTCCGAGCACGGTATCCGGAATATCGAGCGGATTTTGAGTAATGAAAAATACGCCCACACCCTTGGAGCGGATCAGGCGCACGACCTGTTCGATTTTTTGCAGCAGCTGCTTGGGCGCGTCCGCAAACAGCAGGTGGGCCTCATCGAAAAAGAACACCAGCTTGGGCTTGTCCAGGTCTCCCACTTCCGGCAGGTTCTCGAACAGTTCGGACAGCAGCCAAAGCAGGAACACGCCATACATGCGTGGCGCGTTCATCAGCTTGTCGGCGGCCAGGATGTTGACGACGCCCTTGCCATTGGCATCGGTCTGCAGCAGGTCGTCGATGTTGAGCATCGGCTCCCCAAAAAACTGGTCGCCGCCCTGCTCTTCGATCGCCATCAGGCCGCGCTGGATGGCGCCAATGCTGGCCGCCGAAATGTTCCCGTAGGTGGTGCGGTAGTCGGCCGCGTTGTCACCCACATTTTGCAGCATGGTGCGCAGATCCTTGGAATCAAGCAGCAGCAAGCCATTGTCGTCGGCGATCTTGAAGACCAGCTGCAGCACGCCTTCCTGCGTGTCGTTCAGGTTGAGCATGCGCGCCAGCAGCAGCGGTCCCAGGTCGGAAATGGTCGCCCGTACCGGATGTCCCAGTTCGCCAAACACATCCCAGAACGTGACGGGACAGGCCTCCCACTGCGGCTCTTCCTGCTCCAGGCTGGCCAGGCGCGCCTTCAGTTTGTCTGAAGCCTTGCCCGCCTTGGCCATGCCCGACAGGTCTCCCTTCACGTCCGCCATGAACACCGGCACGCCGATGTTGGACAGCGACTGGGCGATCGCTTGCAGCGTCACCGTCTTGCCGGTGCCGGTGGCGCCGGTGATGCAGCCGTGCCGGTTGACGAGCTGCGACAGCAAATCGAGCGTGACAGCTGGCTGGACGGCGATATTTTTGGCGATTGGCAGTGAAGTGGACATGGTAAAAAAACCTGAATTGAAGTGGCCAGAGTTTATACGAAAAGAGCGGCGCTGCGCTTACTTCGGCGCCCCCACGTTCACCATCCCCTTGAAGTCGTAGGGGATGACCACGGTGTGTACCTTGCCTTCCGCGATACCTTCTGCAATCTTCATTGCCGAGCGCAGTTAATGGCCGTGAGCCCTGTGCCTGAGCGCGTGCGCCATCCTTCGCAACAGCTGCGCCGCGTGCTGTTCGTCGCGCGCGTAGCCACCCAGGCCATCTTGCAGGTAGTACGCGAGCTGCTGCATGGCCTCGGGATTGTCCTCATCCACGGCCCGTTCCAGCCACTGCCTGGCCCGGGCCTCGTCGCGCGCCGTGCCCTCGCCCGCCATGAGCATGGACGAGAGGATGAACATGGCAGGGGCATGTCCCGCCTTCGCTGCCGCTTCGATCAGCACCAGCGCGCGGGCGCTGTCACTCTTGCGCAGCTGGCGGCCCTGGTCGAACGACGGAGGCACCGCTGCCTGCGCCAGCGCTGCGGCCAGGGCCAGTGGCATTAGCAGCAGCCGCGCCATCATTTGGACAGGTCGATCTGGTACAGCGAAAAGCCTTTGCCGCTGCCGTCATCTTCCTTCAGCACACTGACGCCATCGAGCCCCGCTTCGTGCGCCAGCGCGAGCTTGCCCTGGGCCGAACGGAATACCACCGGCCCTGCCGT
This region of Massilia sp. PAMC28688 genomic DNA includes:
- a CDS encoding helicase HerA-like C-terminal domain-containing protein gives rise to the protein MSTSLPIAKNIAVQPAVTLDLLSQLVNRHGCITGATGTGKTVTLQAIAQSLSNIGVPVFMADVKGDLSGMAKAGKASDKLKARLASLEQEEPQWEACPVTFWDVFGELGHPVRATISDLGPLLLARMLNLNDTQEGVLQLVFKIADDNGLLLLDSKDLRTMLQNVGDNAADYRTTYGNISAASIGAIQRGLMAIEEQGGDQFFGEPMLNIDDLLQTDANGKGVVNILAADKLMNAPRMYGVFLLWLLSELFENLPEVGDLDKPKLVFFFDEAHLLFADAPKQLLQKIEQVVRLIRSKGVGVFFITQNPLDIPDTVLGQLGNRVQHALRAYTPRDQKAVKAAAETFRPNPALDTAAVISELGVGEALVSFLDEKGRPNIVERAFVLPPASQLGPIDMAERKAAMARSVVAGVYEKVVDRESAHEILTRRAEATAATEQQALEQKQAEKQASTRTARAEPEGESGFGGMLGGLFGSGSKRQSPVEAMVKSAARSIGSQVGREIIRGVLGSILKKRR
- a CDS encoding SEL1-like repeat protein; translated protein: MMARLLLMPLALAAALAQAAVPPSFDQGRQLRKSDSARALVLIEAAAKAGHAPAMFILSSMLMAGEGTARDEARARQWLERAVDEDNPEAMQQLAYYLQDGLGGYARDEQHAAQLLRRMAHALRHRAHGH